From Thiomicrospira sp. XS5, one genomic window encodes:
- a CDS encoding metal-dependent transcriptional regulator, which yields MASKALEDYLKIIYKLEEANETDKGVSTSAIAERLAISQASVSNMLKKLADKQLIRYEPYYGVSLSAAGRKVALSMIRKHRILELFLVERLGYQWDEVDEEAEVLEHAISDKLTNRMWEELGRPTEDPHGSPIPDESGEMVEQTATRLADCEVETNLEVVRIQNRSPEELRYLFSIGLVKGAKVRIQQKAPFNGPISIDVAGAQHPLDYRLAESIFVA from the coding sequence ATGGCCAGCAAGGCACTTGAAGATTACCTGAAAATCATCTACAAGCTTGAAGAGGCGAATGAGACCGATAAAGGGGTGAGCACCTCGGCGATTGCGGAGCGTTTGGCGATTTCACAAGCTTCGGTTTCCAATATGCTCAAAAAGCTGGCGGATAAGCAACTGATTCGTTACGAGCCTTATTATGGGGTGAGTTTATCCGCAGCGGGGCGTAAAGTCGCGTTAAGCATGATTCGCAAACATCGCATTTTGGAATTATTTCTGGTGGAGCGTCTGGGCTACCAATGGGATGAAGTGGATGAAGAGGCGGAAGTCCTGGAGCACGCCATTTCCGATAAACTAACCAATCGCATGTGGGAAGAACTCGGCCGCCCGACGGAAGACCCGCACGGTTCGCCGATTCCAGACGAATCCGGTGAAATGGTGGAGCAAACTGCAACGCGTCTGGCGGACTGCGAAGTCGAAACAAACCTGGAAGTGGTTCGTATCCAGAACCGTTCGCCGGAAGAGCTGCGTTATTTGTTTTCAATCGGGCTGGTGAAAGGCGCAAAGGTGCGCATCCAGCAAAAAGCACCATTCAACGGCCCCATCTCCATCGATGTGGCTGGGGCACAACACCCGCTGGACTATCGTCTGGCCGAATCTATTTTTGTCGCTTAA
- the glnL gene encoding nitrogen regulation protein NR(II), whose amino-acid sequence MTQPIKQNVNQVEILAGLTTAVVWIDKNENIGFINLAGAELLQLSAQRVIGMNWRYILPRLLDDIHACGTGRLTIHEYTIRLPDAQKIHVTCTISYYEMDGEDGWLIELYNTERHHRIAEEDERWHQYEAGNLLVRTLAHEIKNPLAGIYGSTQLLQKRFPDNDKADQFLEVILREVKRLQNLVDRMLGPRGDSDKEPHNIHELIGYVVDVVRGEKPDNVFIKLDYDPSIPEISMDFEAMVQALLNLVKNAIQAMEKHGGIITLKTRVESKFTLGTKTYPLVAVISVMDEGEGIAPDVFDSIFYPMVSSKKSGSGLGLSVSQNIVRKHGGLIVAQSEPGNTVFNIYLPFDHNRNETQRLLRKERS is encoded by the coding sequence ATGACGCAGCCGATTAAGCAAAACGTTAACCAGGTTGAAATTCTGGCGGGTTTGACCACGGCCGTGGTCTGGATCGATAAGAACGAAAACATTGGCTTTATTAATCTGGCCGGAGCCGAGTTGTTGCAGCTTAGTGCCCAGCGGGTCATTGGCATGAACTGGCGGTATATTTTGCCACGCTTACTGGATGATATCCATGCCTGTGGTACGGGGCGTTTGACGATCCATGAATACACGATTCGTTTGCCGGACGCTCAAAAAATTCACGTGACCTGCACCATTTCTTATTACGAAATGGATGGCGAAGACGGCTGGCTAATCGAACTTTATAACACCGAGCGTCATCACCGAATTGCTGAAGAAGACGAACGTTGGCACCAGTATGAAGCCGGAAATTTGTTGGTACGAACCCTGGCGCATGAAATCAAAAATCCGCTGGCCGGTATCTACGGCTCGACTCAATTGTTGCAAAAACGTTTTCCGGACAATGATAAAGCGGATCAGTTTTTGGAAGTGATTCTGCGTGAGGTGAAGCGACTGCAAAACCTGGTGGATCGTATGCTGGGCCCGCGTGGCGATTCGGATAAAGAGCCGCACAATATTCATGAGTTGATTGGCTACGTTGTTGATGTGGTACGGGGCGAAAAGCCGGATAACGTTTTTATTAAGTTGGATTATGACCCGAGTATCCCGGAAATTTCAATGGATTTTGAAGCGATGGTGCAGGCTTTGTTGAACTTGGTGAAAAATGCCATTCAAGCGATGGAAAAACATGGCGGCATTATAACGTTGAAAACCCGCGTTGAATCCAAGTTCACGCTGGGCACCAAAACCTACCCGCTGGTGGCGGTCATCAGTGTGATGGACGAGGGGGAGGGGATTGCGCCGGATGTGTTTGATTCCATCTTCTACCCGATGGTGAGCAGCAAAAAAAGCGGTTCCGGCCTCGGTTTGTCGGTGTCGCAGAACATTGTGCGTAAGCACGGCGGTTTGATTGTGGCGCAAAGTGAGCCGGGCAATACCGTGTTTAATATTTATTTACCGTTCGACCATAACCGAAATGAAACTCAACGGTTACTGCGCAAAGAACGGTCTTAA
- the ntrC gene encoding nitrogen regulation protein NR(I), with translation MEQETNGNHSDPVVWIVDDDASIRWVLTESLEDRPYIIRAFDSAFEALRHLHDERPTVVISDVRMPGMDGLEFMEAIHEQDKDIPVIIMTAHADLDTAVKSFQSRAFEYLPKPFDIDDALMIIDRAVKRQMSGGKRVRKSKQAKQPLNIIGSAPSMQEVFRILGRVSQLDVTVLITGETGTGKELVARALYELSGRSNRPFVAINTAAIPRDLLESELFGHEKGAFTGAHTQRMGRFEEANGGTLFLDEIGDMPVDLQTRLLRVLNDGTFYRVGGKTPIKTDVRIVAATHQNMQELVKQGRFREDLLYRLNVIRIKVPALRERREDILPIVRYYLTEEAKTYGLEEKRLSKPVEKYLAELPWPGNVRQIRSLCTWLTIMAPDKTVYMEDLPLELQNDSEPMSGVEGGSGDVSEDWETPLRLWAKNFLNAGQTELHTEAEKIFEKALIEVAMKHSMNHRQKAAQLLGWGRNTLTRKTQALGLDE, from the coding sequence ATGGAACAAGAAACAAACGGAAATCATTCGGACCCAGTTGTTTGGATCGTGGATGACGATGCCTCCATTCGATGGGTTTTAACGGAGTCCCTTGAAGACAGGCCTTATATCATTCGAGCATTCGATTCGGCATTTGAAGCCCTTCGACACTTGCATGATGAACGCCCGACCGTGGTGATTTCGGATGTGCGTATGCCGGGGATGGATGGCTTGGAATTCATGGAAGCCATTCACGAACAGGATAAAGACATTCCGGTCATTATCATGACGGCGCACGCCGACTTGGATACCGCAGTGAAATCCTTCCAAAGTCGCGCTTTCGAATACCTGCCGAAACCATTTGATATTGATGATGCCTTGATGATTATCGACCGGGCGGTGAAGCGCCAGATGTCGGGCGGGAAGCGGGTTCGCAAATCCAAGCAAGCGAAGCAGCCGCTGAATATTATCGGTTCGGCTCCGTCCATGCAGGAAGTGTTCCGAATTTTGGGGCGTGTGTCACAGTTGGATGTGACGGTCTTGATTACCGGGGAAACCGGGACGGGGAAAGAGCTGGTCGCACGCGCGCTGTATGAATTGAGCGGCCGTTCCAATCGCCCGTTTGTGGCGATCAACACCGCGGCGATTCCACGTGATTTGTTGGAATCGGAGTTGTTCGGGCATGAAAAAGGGGCTTTTACCGGCGCCCACACGCAGCGCATGGGGCGCTTTGAAGAAGCCAATGGCGGTACGCTGTTTCTAGATGAAATCGGTGATATGCCGGTGGATTTGCAGACCCGTTTATTGCGGGTTCTGAATGACGGCACCTTTTATCGCGTTGGCGGGAAAACCCCGATCAAAACCGATGTGCGCATTGTCGCCGCCACCCACCAAAACATGCAGGAGCTGGTCAAACAAGGGCGGTTCCGTGAAGATTTGCTGTATCGTTTGAACGTGATTCGAATCAAGGTGCCGGCCCTGCGCGAACGCCGCGAAGATATTTTGCCGATTGTGCGTTATTACTTGACCGAGGAAGCCAAAACCTATGGCCTGGAAGAAAAACGTTTAAGCAAGCCCGTCGAGAAGTATCTGGCGGAACTGCCTTGGCCGGGGAACGTGCGCCAAATCCGCAGTTTGTGTACCTGGCTGACCATTATGGCGCCGGATAAAACCGTGTATATGGAAGACTTGCCATTGGAACTGCAAAACGACTCCGAGCCGATGAGTGGCGTGGAAGGCGGGTCCGGTGATGTTTCGGAAGACTGGGAAACGCCGTTGCGTCTCTGGGCGAAAAACTTCCTCAATGCCGGTCAGACCGAATTGCACACCGAAGCGGAGAAGATTTTCGAGAAAGCGTTGATTGAAGTGGCGATGAAGCACAGTATGAATCACCGCCAGAAAGCCGCGCAGTTGCTTGGCTGGGGGCGGAACACCTTGACGCGTAAAACCCAGGCATTGGGCCTGGATGAGTAA
- a CDS encoding P-II family nitrogen regulator has protein sequence MKMVTAIIKPFKLDDVREALHEIGVHGMTVIDVKGYGRQKGHTEMYRGAEYVVDFLPKLKLEIAVSEDKVDQVIEAITQTAQTGKIGDGKIFVTAIEQTIRIRTGETGPEAL, from the coding sequence ATGAAAATGGTTACTGCGATTATCAAACCTTTCAAACTGGACGATGTACGCGAAGCCTTACATGAGATCGGCGTACACGGCATGACCGTGATCGATGTCAAAGGTTACGGCCGCCAGAAAGGTCATACCGAAATGTATCGTGGCGCTGAATATGTCGTTGACTTCTTGCCGAAGTTGAAATTGGAAATCGCCGTGAGCGAAGACAAAGTGGATCAAGTCATTGAAGCCATCACTCAAACGGCACAAACCGGCAAAATCGGTGACGGCAAAATCTTCGTTACCGCTATCGAACAAACGATTCGTATCCGTACAGGTGAAACCGGGCCGGAAGCACTGTAA
- the asd gene encoding archaetidylserine decarboxylase (Phosphatidylserine decarboxylase is synthesized as a single chain precursor. Generation of the pyruvoyl active site from a Ser is coupled to cleavage of a Gly-Ser bond between the larger (beta) and smaller (alpha chains). It is an integral membrane protein.), whose translation MRFTDFFKVVPQYVLPQKLLSKGMHWFMHIRQPWVKSTTIKLMTKAYKIDVSEAEDEDFENYPHFNAFFTRALKPELRPIDGNDQAWCSPVDGVVSQSQAIRGHNLIQAKCHDYSLEALLGGDIEYAKTYTNGDSCVIYLSPQDYHRIHMPANGKLLSMTYVPGDLFAVNPATVRNVDGLFARNERLVIRFENEQGPFCLIMVGAIFVGSMETVWQGKITPDYLPTLQHWDYQNDEQHFSKGQEIGRFNMGSTVILLAPEGKMPGLGQIAENTPIQMGQMLAQYAEDNFSAQENTP comes from the coding sequence ATGCGATTTACCGATTTTTTTAAGGTCGTCCCCCAATACGTTCTGCCCCAGAAACTGCTGTCGAAGGGCATGCACTGGTTTATGCACATCCGCCAGCCTTGGGTTAAGAGCACCACCATCAAATTGATGACCAAAGCCTATAAAATCGACGTCTCCGAAGCGGAAGACGAGGACTTCGAGAACTACCCGCATTTCAACGCCTTTTTCACCCGCGCCTTGAAACCCGAATTGCGCCCGATTGACGGAAACGACCAGGCCTGGTGTAGCCCGGTGGACGGCGTTGTCAGCCAGTCACAAGCCATCCGGGGCCATAATCTAATTCAAGCCAAATGCCATGACTACTCTTTGGAAGCTTTACTGGGCGGCGACATCGAATACGCCAAAACCTACACCAATGGCGACAGCTGTGTCATCTACCTGTCCCCACAGGATTACCACCGCATTCACATGCCGGCCAACGGCAAACTGCTGTCCATGACGTACGTGCCCGGTGACCTGTTTGCCGTCAACCCGGCAACGGTGCGCAATGTCGACGGCCTCTTCGCCCGTAACGAACGTTTGGTGATCCGCTTCGAAAACGAACAGGGCCCCTTCTGCCTGATCATGGTCGGCGCCATTTTCGTCGGCAGCATGGAAACCGTCTGGCAGGGCAAAATCACCCCGGATTATTTGCCGACCCTGCAACATTGGGACTACCAAAACGACGAACAACACTTTAGCAAAGGCCAGGAGATTGGTCGTTTCAATATGGGTTCCACGGTTATTCTGCTGGCCCCGGAAGGCAAAATGCCAGGCCTGGGACAAATAGCGGAAAATACCCCTATTCAAATGGGCCAAATGCTGGCACAATATGCAGAAGATAATTTTTCAGCGCAGGAAAATACGCCTTAG
- a CDS encoding argininosuccinate synthase, with product MSEIKKVVLAYSGGLDTSIIAKWLQEEYQCEVVTFTADIGQGEEVEPARAKAQAMGIKEIYIEDLREEFARDFVFPMMRANAIYEGEYRLGTSIARPLISKRLVEIAQETGADAISHGATGKGNDQVRFELNAYALMPDVKVIAPWREWDLLSREKLMAYAEEHNISIEKKQGKKSPYSMDANLLHISYEGGIIEDPANEPEEDMWLWSVSPENAPDKPTYLTIGYEKGDIVSINGDAMSPATVMEYLNKVGGENGIGRDDLVENRFVGMKARGCYETPAGTIMLKAHRAMESLTLDRNAAHLKDELMPKYAEMIYNGFWFSPEREMLQALIDQSQQNVSGDVRLKLYKGNVIVVGRTSDNSLFDEDIATFEDDGGAYNHKDAEGFIKLNALRLRTAAKKRGK from the coding sequence ATGTCGGAAATTAAAAAAGTCGTTTTGGCCTACTCCGGTGGTCTGGATACGTCAATTATCGCCAAATGGTTGCAAGAAGAATATCAGTGCGAGGTGGTGACCTTCACCGCCGATATCGGGCAGGGCGAAGAAGTGGAGCCGGCTCGCGCCAAAGCGCAGGCCATGGGCATCAAAGAAATTTACATTGAAGACCTGCGAGAAGAGTTTGCTCGCGATTTCGTTTTTCCGATGATGCGTGCCAATGCGATTTACGAAGGCGAGTACCGTTTGGGGACGTCCATTGCGCGTCCGTTGATTTCAAAACGCTTGGTGGAAATCGCTCAGGAAACCGGTGCCGACGCCATTTCTCACGGTGCGACCGGGAAAGGGAACGACCAGGTCCGTTTCGAGTTGAACGCTTATGCGTTGATGCCGGACGTTAAAGTCATCGCGCCTTGGCGTGAGTGGGATTTGCTGTCACGTGAAAAACTGATGGCCTATGCCGAAGAGCACAATATCAGCATCGAGAAAAAACAAGGCAAGAAATCGCCGTATTCGATGGACGCCAACCTGCTGCACATTTCCTATGAAGGCGGCATTATCGAAGATCCGGCCAACGAACCGGAAGAAGATATGTGGTTGTGGTCGGTTTCACCGGAAAATGCGCCGGACAAACCAACCTATTTGACCATCGGTTATGAAAAAGGTGACATCGTTTCCATCAATGGTGACGCGATGTCTCCGGCGACGGTCATGGAATACCTGAATAAGGTGGGCGGTGAAAACGGCATCGGTCGTGACGACTTGGTGGAAAACCGTTTTGTGGGCATGAAAGCGCGCGGATGTTACGAAACACCGGCCGGAACCATCATGCTGAAAGCACACCGTGCGATGGAATCCTTGACTCTAGACCGTAATGCGGCGCACTTGAAAGACGAGTTGATGCCGAAATACGCGGAAATGATTTACAACGGTTTCTGGTTCAGTCCGGAGCGTGAAATGTTGCAGGCATTGATCGATCAGTCGCAACAGAATGTTTCCGGTGACGTTCGCCTGAAACTGTATAAAGGAAATGTGATTGTGGTGGGACGTACGTCCGACAACAGTCTGTTTGATGAAGACATCGCCACTTTCGAAGATGATGGCGGCGCTTATAACCACAAGGATGCGGAAGGTTTCATCAAGTTGAACGCTTTGCGTTTGAGAACGGCTGCCAAGAAACGCGGCAAGTAA
- a CDS encoding phosphatidylglycerophosphatase A: MKTQQPKPVRWTDLNRHPVMWLGFGFGSGLVPKGPGTAGTLLGLLLFLPILLWSEAAAWGVLALALVFGSYICGESARQIGVHDHGGIVWDEFAGIWLVLLALPEQSWLYWTMAFIFFRIFDIVKPWPIRWADQKVSGGFGIMLDDIMAACYAIIIIWALQTGFL; the protein is encoded by the coding sequence ATGAAGACGCAACAGCCTAAACCGGTTCGCTGGACGGACTTGAACCGTCATCCGGTGATGTGGCTGGGCTTCGGTTTCGGCTCCGGTTTGGTGCCGAAAGGGCCGGGAACGGCCGGCACGCTGTTGGGATTGCTGTTATTTTTGCCCATTTTATTATGGAGCGAAGCGGCGGCCTGGGGCGTGTTGGCGTTGGCCTTGGTGTTCGGCAGTTATATTTGTGGTGAATCGGCGCGCCAAATCGGTGTGCATGACCACGGCGGGATTGTTTGGGACGAGTTTGCGGGCATCTGGTTGGTGCTGTTGGCTCTGCCGGAGCAATCTTGGCTCTATTGGACAATGGCGTTCATTTTTTTCAGAATTTTCGATATCGTTAAGCCTTGGCCGATTCGTTGGGCCGACCAAAAGGTGTCCGGCGGCTTTGGGATTATGCTCGATGACATAATGGCAGCTTGTTACGCCATAATTATTATTTGGGCCCTGCAAACTGGCTTTTTATAA
- a CDS encoding rhodanese-like domain-containing protein: MFTACEDVKRLIKEKNAQFVDVRTPEEYAMNKLPGAVNIPLQDIDRVGDSMLSKDLPVIVFCRSGQRSHMAMQILLSLGFDEVYNMGPSQAWTQCPDI, from the coding sequence ATGTTTACAGCATGTGAAGATGTAAAACGACTGATTAAAGAAAAAAACGCGCAGTTTGTGGATGTGAGAACGCCAGAAGAATATGCGATGAACAAATTGCCGGGTGCGGTTAATATTCCCCTTCAGGATATCGACCGAGTGGGTGACAGCATGTTGAGCAAAGATTTGCCGGTGATTGTGTTCTGTCGTTCCGGTCAACGTTCACATATGGCGATGCAAATTTTGTTGTCTCTGGGCTTCGATGAAGTCTATAACATGGGACCATCTCAAGCCTGGACACAGTGTCCAGACATTTAA
- a CDS encoding dicarboxylate/amino acid:cation symporter, translating to MMRLALHWQILIALALAVVMGVWTGTEAQIFGVHWLAIYTFIGTLFLNALKMIVVPLVVSAIITGVANVGQHGGFGRLGGKTLGYYVLTSFLAILIGLALVNLLQPGVSENGVPVMETNDQIMSAISGKSAGDVVDVFLRMIPVNVVDAAAEGQMLGLIFFSLLFGYFMTTLKGAHKDTLTNFWQGIFEVMMMITAWVMKFAPLGVFGLVAASVAKTGFDQFGHLALFFLTVSLALGVHFLVVMPILLRVVGGVKNPWLHYQAMAPAILTAFSTSSSSSTLPITMNAVETRAGVSNRVSSFVLPLGATVNMDGTALYECVAAVFIAQLFGVPLDWSTQLLIVVIALTTSIGVAGIPSASLVAISIILVAVGLPAEAIGLLLVVDRLLDMMRTVVNVFSDSVGAVVIARSEGEDQVLVSKHF from the coding sequence ATGATGAGACTTGCTTTGCATTGGCAGATATTAATCGCACTGGCCTTGGCAGTGGTGATGGGGGTGTGGACCGGCACCGAAGCACAGATTTTCGGGGTGCACTGGTTGGCGATTTACACCTTTATCGGCACCTTGTTTTTGAACGCCTTGAAAATGATTGTGGTGCCGTTGGTGGTGTCCGCCATTATTACCGGGGTGGCGAATGTCGGCCAGCATGGCGGTTTCGGGCGCTTGGGCGGTAAAACACTGGGCTATTATGTCCTGACCAGTTTCTTGGCGATTCTCATCGGTTTGGCCCTGGTCAACTTATTGCAACCCGGCGTGTCCGAAAACGGTGTGCCGGTGATGGAAACCAATGACCAGATCATGAGCGCGATTTCCGGTAAGTCGGCCGGGGACGTGGTGGATGTTTTCCTGCGAATGATTCCAGTCAATGTGGTGGATGCCGCGGCGGAAGGTCAAATGCTCGGTTTGATTTTCTTCAGTTTGCTGTTCGGTTATTTCATGACCACACTGAAAGGGGCGCACAAAGACACTTTGACGAACTTCTGGCAAGGGATTTTCGAAGTCATGATGATGATCACCGCTTGGGTCATGAAGTTCGCGCCTTTAGGGGTTTTTGGCTTGGTGGCGGCCTCGGTGGCGAAAACCGGCTTTGACCAATTTGGCCATTTGGCGTTGTTCTTTTTGACGGTGTCCTTGGCCTTGGGCGTGCACTTTCTGGTGGTGATGCCGATTCTGTTGCGTGTTGTAGGCGGCGTGAAAAATCCGTGGTTGCATTATCAGGCCATGGCGCCGGCGATTTTGACGGCCTTTTCCACCAGTTCGTCTTCATCGACTTTGCCGATTACCATGAATGCGGTGGAAACCCGTGCCGGGGTGTCCAACCGCGTGTCGAGTTTTGTGTTGCCGCTGGGCGCCACGGTGAATATGGATGGCACCGCGCTGTATGAATGTGTGGCAGCGGTGTTCATTGCGCAGTTGTTTGGTGTGCCACTGGATTGGAGCACGCAATTGTTGATTGTGGTGATTGCCTTGACGACATCCATTGGCGTGGCAGGGATTCCGTCCGCGAGTTTGGTGGCCATCAGCATTATTTTGGTGGCGGTCGGTTTACCGGCGGAAGCCATTGGGTTGTTGCTGGTGGTGGATCGGTTATTGGATATGATGCGCACTGTGGTGAATGTGTTCAGTGATTCGGTTGGGGCTGTGGTCATTGCACGTTCCGAAGGCGAAGACCAGGTGTTGGTCTCCAAGCATTTTTAA
- a CDS encoding UDP-2,3-diacylglucosamine diphosphatase, whose amino-acid sequence MADMPHTLITADVHLQPDDTHPINQAFYRFLDQDAPKADALYIIGDLFEMWVGDDHGLEHYATVIRKFKHLTEHGLPIYLMYGNRDFLMRRAFFDATGIQFLKEPALVNLYGLPILMLHGDSLCTDDKAFQRMRLLLRNRLVTWLFLKLPEHKRVAIGENMRANSQKYSLNKAENIMDVNEAAVRKLLQRHPQCRHLVHGHTHRPYLHQIEQGGQLKHRWVLGDWRPETEVLKVWSNQTLELVAR is encoded by the coding sequence ATGGCTGATATGCCGCATACCTTAATTACGGCCGACGTGCACCTGCAGCCGGATGACACTCATCCGATCAACCAGGCTTTCTACCGCTTCCTGGATCAGGATGCGCCGAAAGCCGATGCGCTTTACATTATCGGCGATTTGTTCGAAATGTGGGTCGGCGACGACCACGGCCTTGAGCATTACGCTACAGTGATTCGTAAGTTCAAACACCTCACCGAACACGGCCTGCCGATTTATCTTATGTACGGGAATCGGGATTTTCTGATGCGGCGTGCTTTTTTCGACGCCACCGGCATTCAGTTTTTGAAAGAACCGGCGTTGGTGAACCTCTACGGTTTACCGATCTTAATGTTGCATGGGGATTCGCTCTGCACCGACGACAAAGCGTTTCAGCGGATGCGTCTTCTGTTGCGCAATCGCCTGGTGACTTGGTTGTTTCTGAAACTGCCGGAGCACAAACGTGTCGCCATTGGCGAAAACATGCGTGCCAACTCTCAAAAATACAGTCTCAATAAAGCGGAAAACATTATGGATGTGAACGAAGCGGCGGTCAGAAAGCTGTTGCAACGTCACCCACAATGCCGTCACCTGGTGCACGGACACACCCACCGCCCCTACTTACACCAAATCGAACAGGGTGGCCAACTCAAACACCGCTGGGTGTTGGGCGACTGGCGCCCGGAAACCGAAGTCCTCAAAGTCTGGTCCAACCAAACCCTCGAACTGGTCGCGCGCTAA
- a CDS encoding peptidylprolyl isomerase, with translation MTQVTFQTNMGNITVEVDHENAPVGAENFVHYAMEGFYNGTIFHRIIPGFMVQGGGMLPGMEEKPSGEPIENEADNGLKNVRGSLSYARTMDPHSATTQFFMNLVDNDFLDHKSKDMHGWGYAVFGNIVEGLDVIDEMAKVETTTRRGHQDVPVEDIIIEKTLVKETD, from the coding sequence ATGACACAAGTCACTTTTCAAACCAATATGGGTAACATCACCGTCGAAGTCGACCACGAAAACGCACCGGTCGGTGCCGAGAATTTTGTGCATTACGCCATGGAAGGCTTTTACAACGGCACCATTTTCCACCGCATTATTCCTGGCTTCATGGTTCAGGGCGGCGGCATGTTACCGGGTATGGAAGAAAAACCGTCCGGTGAACCAATTGAGAACGAAGCCGACAACGGTTTGAAAAACGTCCGCGGTTCATTGTCTTATGCCCGCACCATGGACCCGCATTCCGCCACCACGCAATTTTTCATGAACCTGGTGGACAACGACTTCCTGGACCATAAATCGAAAGACATGCACGGCTGGGGGTATGCGGTATTCGGAAACATCGTGGAAGGTTTGGACGTCATCGATGAAATGGCCAAAGTCGAAACCACCACTCGTCGTGGCCACCAGGACGTCCCGGTTGAAGACATCATCATCGAAAAAACCCTCGTCAAAGAAACCGACTGA
- a CDS encoding peptidylprolyl isomerase — MTKRAFIFTLFFSLFSVQSCAADTDKSTKNPVVLIQTSMGDIEAELYPEKAPETVKNFLRYVHEGFYNGTIFHRVIPNFMIQGGGFTPDMQKKPTHAPIQNEADNGLRNRIGTLAMARTNDPHSATSQFFINVAQNTFLDFREKTPRAYGYAVFGRVIKGMRVVNQIRQVQTGFKNGMGDVPLQTVEIIKVTQIQ, encoded by the coding sequence ATGACAAAACGCGCTTTTATCTTCACCCTCTTTTTCAGTCTGTTCAGCGTTCAATCCTGTGCCGCCGACACGGACAAAAGCACGAAAAACCCGGTGGTTTTGATCCAAACCAGCATGGGCGACATTGAAGCGGAACTGTATCCCGAGAAAGCGCCGGAAACCGTCAAAAACTTTTTGCGTTATGTCCACGAAGGCTTCTACAACGGTACCATTTTCCACCGTGTTATCCCTAACTTCATGATTCAAGGCGGCGGCTTCACGCCGGACATGCAGAAAAAGCCGACCCATGCACCGATTCAAAACGAAGCGGACAACGGCTTACGCAACCGCATCGGCACCTTAGCGATGGCGCGCACCAACGACCCGCATTCCGCAACATCGCAATTCTTCATCAATGTCGCGCAAAACACCTTCCTGGACTTCCGTGAGAAAACCCCACGCGCTTACGGTTATGCAGTGTTCGGGCGCGTCATCAAAGGCATGCGTGTCGTCAATCAGATCCGCCAGGTGCAAACCGGCTTTAAAAACGGCATGGGTGACGTTCCCTTGCAAACGGTGGAAATCATTAAGGTCACGCAAATCCAATAA